GATAGGCTACACTCTCCGCGGGGCTGACTTCAAAATCAGCCCCAAAAATTTCTTAGAAAGGAGATGATTGGCGCGGGCTTTACCGACACATTGAAGTTCAAGGCCGGCTAAGCCAAACAAACTCAGTCTATGAAAAAAGAGATCCTGTTGCTTGTAGCGGTGGTTTTCTCCACCACGTCGTGCGACCAGAGCCATCTGCAACAGGCACACGCTCCTGCGGCCCCCATTTCGCCGGTCCTCGTCAGGGAGCTGCAAGCGTTGCCTGGTCCTGCAGAGACCACACCGTTACCCGCCGCTGTGGAGCAGAAGGCTCAACCGAAAGACCTGGCTCTCGAGGAAAGAAAGAAGCAGGTATCTGCAATATCTGCGGCATTTGCCCGCCGGACCACACCAAGAAGAGCTCGCTGGCTTGCTGAGCTCTGCTACCAGAAGACAGAAGGCACCCTTTTGACACCGATGGACCTGGCCGAGATAGCACTCGCCGAGACAGGCGGGCACAAGCTCTCCTCCAGGGCTGTCTCCAGCAGGGGTGCCCTCGGGGTCTGGCAACTGATGCCTGACAGGGCCATCAGCCACGGCTTTCGCCCGCACGAAATGCGCGACGACGAGAAGTGTGCCGAAGCTGCTGTCCGCGAGCTTTATGTGAAGCTGCGCGACGCCAAAGGAAACTTAAACAGGGCCAAAAGGCTCTATTGCGGCAGCGGACCGGCTGCCCGGGTGTACGAAGTGAAGCGCAGGCTATTCCGTCAGGAGCTTCTTCGTGAACTGGACGACATAAAGGTCCGTCACGAGATGGTCCGGGAAATGCAGGAGGCGGGTGGCATGGACCTGGCGCCGCGCGGATAGTCTTTGAGCTTCATTCGGGGTGTGTGTTATAGTGGGCGGGTTGCCGAAAAGGCGCCCGCCCACTATACGTTTTTGGAGGCGAAGTTGAAAAAACTGTTCTGTCTGCTGCTCGTGCTATTTCTTTTTACCGGAGGGTGCACGGCCTTCTTCAAGGATCCCACGGTCACTGTCAAGGATTTGAATGTCGTCTCGCTCGATGGAGCCGGTGCCGGCATGGAGCTGTACCTCACCGTTGAGAACAAAAACAGCTTCGACGTGAAGCTTCAGGGGTACAACTACGACCTGAGGGTCATGGCCTTGCCTGTCGCCAAGGGGGGCGCCCGCGAAGAGATAAGCTTCCCCGCCAAGGAGGTCACGGACGTGCGCATTCCCGTGCGGGTGGCGTTCAGCGACATGTGGGAGATCCTGAAGAGAAAGCCCGATCCGGACGGCGTGCCGTACGACCTGAAGGCGGGGCTCGAGCTCGACACGCCGATGGGGCTGATGACCGTACCTGTGTTGAAAAAAGGAAGCTACGTGGTTCCCCAGAAGTACCGCCCGGCCTTTCTGTTCGGGAAGCTTACGGACTTTTTGCAGATCGGGAACTAGGATTTCCTTCTGCTGCCCGACCGGCCGATCGCCTGATCCCTCCAGAGCAACTCATTCCCAAACGGAGTACCCATGAACGTAGTAGATGTCTCCGGACTCTCCAAGAGCTTCGGTTCGCGCGAGCTTCTCAATAATGTCACCTTCGCCATCGGCGAGGACGAGCGGGTGGGGCTGATCGGTGCCAACGGCGCCGGAAAGTCGACGCTCCTTACCATCCTCGGCGGCGTGGAGGACCGCGACAGCGGCGCCATTGTCATGAAGCGCGGCGCATCGGTCGGGTATCTTAGCCAGGAGCCGGTGCTCGACGAGGATTCCACTGTCGCCGCCGAGATCGAGGGTGGTCTCACCGAGATCCGCCGCGCCATCGCCGCCTTCCACGAGCTGTCGGAGAAGATGGGGAAGAGTCCCGCGGACATGGAGCGCCTTCTGGAGCGCCAGGGTGAGCTTTCCGTCTGGATCGAGCATCACGGCGGGTGGAACACCGATCACCGCGTGCGCGAGATGATGACCCACCTGAACCTCCCCGATCCGGCGCAACGCATCGGCACACTCTCGGGGGGTACGAAGCGCCGCGTCGCGCTGGCAAGGCTCCTTTTGCAGGCCCCTGAGCTCCTGCTCCTGGACGAGCCGACGAACCACCTCGATGCGGACACCACGCAGTGGCTTCAGGATCATCTGAAGGGATACCCGGGCGCGGTGGTGCTGATCACCCACGACCGCTACTTCCTCGACGAAGTCGTCACCAGGATGCTGGAGCTGGAGGATGGCGCCGTCACTTCCTACCCCGGCGGATACACCCTGTACCTCGAGCAGCGCGAGGAGCGGCTCCAGAACGAGGCGAAGACGCGCTCGCGCCTCCTGAACCTCCTGAGGATCGAGACCGCCTGGATGCGTCGCGGCCCGAAGGCGCGCAGCACGAAGCAGAAGGCGCGCATCGGCCGCTACGAGGATCTGCAGGAGGCCACGGCGGGGGGGGCACGCCGGGAGCTGAAGATAGGCTTCTCCACCGAGGAGGGACTCGGCGGCACCATCCTGGAGCTGGACGGCGTTGTGAAGGGGTTCGGCGAGAGGAACCTCATCAGCGGGGTCACCTTCGGGATGAAGCGGGGCGACAGGGTCGGCGTCATCGGGCCGAACGGCTGCGGCAAGACAACTCTCATCCGCATGATCATGGGGGAGGAAACCCCGGACAACGGGCAGGTGACGGTGGGGAAAAAGACGCGCATCTCCTACTTCGACCAGCTCCGCGAGGTCATCGACCCGGCGCAGACGGTGTACGACTTCTTTGGCGACGGCGACTACGTGAGCTGCCGCGGCGAGAAGCGGCACAAGATCGGTTACCTGGAGGAATTCCTCTTTTCCCCGGAGGACCGCAGGCGCCCGATCGGCAGTCTCTCCGGAGGGGAGAAGAGCCGGCTCATCCTGGCAAGGCTCATGCTGCAGGACTCGAACCTCCTCATCCTGGACGAGCCGACGAACGACCTCGATATCCCGACGCTGCAGCTTCTCGACGCCTCGCTTGCCTCCTTCCCCGGCTGCGTCCTCATGGTGACGCACGACCGGTTCTTCCTCGACAAGGTCGCCACCGGCGTCCTTGCCTTCGAAGGGGAAGGGGTGGTGACCTTCCACGAGGGGAACTACTCCAACTACCGCGAGCGCAGGGAGGCGCTGCGCATCGCCGCGAGCGAGAGCCGCAACGAAAAGAAGGATGTCCCGGCGAAAAAGGTGGAAAAGCCGAAGAAGGGACTGACCTTTGCGGAGCGAAACGAGCTGGAGCGGGTTGAGGAGCGGATCGGCGTTCTGGAACAGGAGCTCGGCGAGGTGGAGGCGATGCTGGCGGACCCTGCCTCGTACGCAACTGTCGAGGGTGGGATAGGGGCGATCTCCGCGCGCTACAGCGCGGTCGAGGCGGAGCTTGCTGCGAGCTACGCACGGTGGGAAGAGCTGGAGCTTAAAAAGGCCGGGTAATGTAAAGCAGAAGAGTAGGTGAGGGAGGGCTCGGTCCCTCCCTTGCCGTTTCAGAGATTCCCGAATCAGGTCAGGCGGGGAGCCCCAGCGCTTCCTTCGCCAGGCGCAGCCCCACTTTCCTCTTCGTGGCGATGGCATGGCGGTTGATCGACTCCAGCGCGTATATGAGGGAAGGGACGTCACGGCGCACCCGCAGCAGTATCTCTTCGCTCACCTCCTCAGGAAGGACCATCTGGCGGTCCTTGGCAAGCTTTTGAAGAATCATCCGGCGCGAACTGTCGCTCGACACATCCATCGCCGCCACCAATCCCCACAGCAGCCTGCTGGTCAGATGGCCGTCGAGGTGCGGAAGCTCCTTCGGCGGCGTCAGCCCTGAGATGGCAATCTTTCTCCCCGACGTATAGAAGGCGTTGAAGAGCTCCCATATCTCCACCCGCAGGTCCTGGCTGTCCGGAAGGAGATGCAGGTCGTCCAGCACGAGCGCTTTTGCTTCACTGAAGGTGTCGGTGAGGGTCGGTCCCTCCTCGCCTCGGGCACTCCAGACCGGCTTCTCAGCGAAGGAAAGGTACTCGCCGTCGATGGCGCCGCAAAGGGCGGTGAGGAGGTGCGTCTTTCCGGAACCTTGCGGGCCGTACAGGTAGAGGAGATTTTCCGTGCCGTCGCCGAAGGCGAGCTTTTCGGCAAAGCGGTAGGCGGCCTTGTTGCCATCGCAGACGACAAAGTTCTCAAAGCTGTAGCGCGGGGTGACGGGAAAATCGAAGATGAGCTGCATGACCTAAAAGAGCCTGCCCTGCGGTGATTCCGGTGCGATCCTGCCAAAGTGGTGGTAGGCCGCAGCAGTCGCGACGCGCCCGCGGGGGGTGCGGTTGAGAAATCCGTTCTGGATGAGGAACGGCTCGTACACGTCCTCGATGGTGTCGCTCTCCTCGCTGATGGCGGCCGCCACCGTGTCGAGTCCCACCGGCCCGCCGCCGAACTTGTCGATGATGGTGAGGAGAATCATGCGGTCCATCTGGTCGAACCCCATGTCGTCGATCTCCAGAAGGGAGAGCGCCTGATCCGCAACCTCGCGGGTGATGACGCCGTCCGCACGGACCTGTGCGAAGTCCCGCACCCGTCTCAAGAGGCGGTTGGCGATCCTCGGCGTGCCGCGGCTTCGGCGCGCGAGCTCCATCGCCCCCTCCGGCTCGATACCCATGCCGAGAATGCGTGCAGACCGTGTGACGATGAAGGCGAGCTCCTCGTCGGTGTAGAACTCGAGGCGCGAGATGACACCGAAACGATCCCTGAGGGGGGAGGAGAGGAGGCCGGCGCGGGTGGTGGCCCCGACGAGGGTGAATTTCGGGAGATCGAGCTTGATGGTACGGGCGCTCGGCCCCTGGCCGATGATGATATCGAGCTGGAAGTCCTCCATGGCGGGGTAGAGGATCTCCTCCACCACATGGGAGAGACGGTGGATCTCGTCGATGAAGAGGACGTCGTGCTGCTCCAGGTTCGTAAGGATCGCGGCGAGGTCGCCGGGACGCTCGATAACGGGGCCCGAGGTGGACTTGATGTTGACCCCCATCTCGCAGGCGATGATGTTTGCCAGCGTGGTCTTCCCGAGCCCGGGAGGGCCGTAGAGGAGGACGTGGTCGAGCGCCTCGCTCCTGCCGCGTGCCGCGTCGATGAAGAGGGCGAGGTTTGACTTTGCCTTCTCCTGCCCCACGTAATCGTTCAGCGCCCGCGGTCTGAGGCTTGATTCGAAGAGGTCTTCTTCAGTTTTGTGGGGGGAAATGGTGCGGGTCATACATCTCCAAGGTGCGGTTGCGATGCTGCGGACGACGTAAGGTATAACAGTTGGCGGGAAAGGTCAAGCGGCGAGCGGAGACGCAAGGTGCGCGAAAAAGCGTCGGAATCGGGGGGGCGCAAAGACGCAAAGGGCGCAAAGGAGGGGTTCTTGTAGGAATTGCGAAGAACCAACAGAATGTGCCGCTCCAAGGCGGACGCGAAGCTGGTACGTTCCCCCTTTGCGAAGGGGGGACCAGGGGGATTTGCCTTGGATGCTCGGATGCTCGTTCCCAAGGTCATCTTCGGAACGCACTTTGGGGCAAAGCTCCAGCTTTGCATCCGCGCCAGCGGCTGATCAAGGTTCGCGCGGGTGGCGAGGCTGAGCCTGGCGGGCAATGGCGTCCCCAAGCTGGAGCTTGGGAACGAGTCAAACTCTGCTTGAGACCAAGGGGGTGTGCCGGGGCTACTTCATTAGGATTTTGAGCGCGGCCTTCAGCGTTCCTTCCACGGTTGCATCGGAGCCGATCTTCAGCTCCGCGAGGGCTTTTTGTACCACTGCCTCTTTGTAGCCGAGATTGATGAGGGCGGAGACCACGTCGTCGCGCACTTCCTGCGATGCCGCCACCGGCGCCGCCTCCTGGTGCGGAGCGGCAAAGCCGAGCTTCTTGATCTTCTCCTTCAGCTCCAGAACGAGTCGCTCCGCCGTCTTCTTTCCGATACCGGGGATAGCGGAGAGTCGCGCCAGATCGCCCCGCACGAGGCTCTCCGCGAGCTCCGCAGGTTCACTGTTGGAGAGGATGCCATTTGCCAGCTTCGGCCCGACCCCGGAGACGCCGATGAGGAGCTGAAAGAGCTCCTTCTCCTCCTGGGTGCGGAAGCCGTACAGGTTTATCGCATCTTCCTTCACGGAGGTGTGGATCTGCAACGACACGGCGCCCCCCTCGGCAGGGAGAGCGTAGTAGGTGGAGAAGGGGATCTGCACCCGGTACCCGACACCGTTGACGTCGAGGATGATGAAGTCCGGAGACTTGTGGGCTATTTTGCCGGTGAGCAGAGCGATCATGACTGCTTCTCCTTGTTGCGAGATGCGTGGTCCAACTTCGGCATGCCGAAGCGGATGTGCGGGTAAGTTCGGCATGCAGAAGTCGCCGATTTCTTCGGAACCCGCAGCCATACCTCCCCTCCGTTTCAAGGGACAGGGTGGGGATAGGGTTGAGCCGGGCGTCAATGTAGGCCGGGATAAGCCGCCAGGCGTTCCCGGCGGTCCACCACAGCCGCAGCCAAGCACCAGCGAATGCCGGAAACGCTACGCTTATTCCGGCCTACAACGGCACGGTGGGGATGGGGTGCATCAAGCTCTCATCCTGATCGCATTCATCGCCGAGGAGTGCGCGTGGCAGATCGCAACGGCCAGGGAGTCCGAGGCGTCCTCCTGGGCGATCTCCGGGAGGTTCAGGAGCGCCTTGATCATCTGCTGCACCTGTACCTTCTCGGCCCGCCCGGTTCCCACCACCGCCTGCTTTACCTGGAGGGCAGTATATTCAAAGACCGGCAGCCCCGCCGATACGGCCGCGACGATCGCTGCCCCCCGCGCCTGCCCGAGCTTGAGGGCGCTCTGCGCGTTCTTCGCCAGAAAAACGTTTTCCACCGCGACCGCGTCCGGCTTGAACTCATCGATGATGACGCTGAGCCCGCTGTAGATCTTCGCCAAGCGCTCCGGGAACTCCTTCGCACTCTGGGTGAAGATGGCGCCGTTGTCCAGATGGATCAGGCGGTTCCCCTGCTTGGAGATGAGGCCGTAACCGGTGATCCGGGAGCCGGGATCAATTCCTAAAATTATCAATGTGCCCCCCTGACGGAAAGAAGTAGAAATGCAAAAGGCGCAAAGAGTGCCAGCGGGCCAATGCGGCACGAAAAGCTGAGGAGGCGCCGTTGCCGCCGCCCGAGACTGCCGTCGTGCCTTGATCCGTCTGGTTCTTTGCGCCTTTGCGGCTCACGCTCTTTCTCTGGCTACATCAGTTTTTCCATTTCCTCTTCGGCGATGTCGAAGTTCGCGTAGACGTTTTGTACGTCGTCGCAGTCTTCCATGCGCTCCATGAGTTTCAGCATGTTCTCCGCCTGCTTTCCTTCCAGCTTTACCTGAGTCTGCGGGATCATGGTAACTTCTGCGGACTCCGGCTTGAAGCCTGCCTTCTCCAGCGCTTCCTTCACAGCGTTGAAAGAGGAGGGGTCGGTGAGGACCTCGATCTGGTCCCCTTCGTCGGTGACGTCGTCGGCGCCTGCCTCGATGGCGGCTTCGAAGAGCTTGTCAAAGTCGGTCCCTTCCGGGAAGATCATGAGGCCTTTCTTGTCGAAGAGCCAGGCGACGCAGCCGGCCTCCCCCATGTTGCCGTTGCACTTGGTGAAGATACTCCTGACTTCGGAAACGGTGCGGTTGCGGTTGTCGGTCATGACCTCCACCAGAACCGCGGTACCGCCGGGGCCGTACCCTTCGTAGGTCGTCTCCTCGTAGTTGGTGCCCTCGAGCCCGCCCACACCTTTCTTGATGGCGCGCTCGACGTTGTCCTTCGGCATGTTTTCGGCCTTCGCCTTGTCGATGGCGGTCCTGAGACGCGGGTTGCCGTCCGGGTCCCCACCTCCGATTTTCGCTGCGACGGTGATCTCCTTGATGATTTTGGTGAAGATCTTCCCTCTTTTGGCGTCAGCAGCTCCCTTCTTATGTTTGATGGTGCTCCATTTATTATGACCTGACATAAGCGACTTCCTTTCGAGAGGTTTTGTGAAAACGGGGAATACTAGCATGGCCAAAGAAGAGTTGTAA
The DNA window shown above is from Geomonas sp. RF6 and carries:
- a CDS encoding lytic transglycosylase gives rise to the protein MLVAVVFSTTSCDQSHLQQAHAPAAPISPVLVRELQALPGPAETTPLPAAVEQKAQPKDLALEERKKQVSAISAAFARRTTPRRARWLAELCYQKTEGTLLTPMDLAEIALAETGGHKLSSRAVSSRGALGVWQLMPDRAISHGFRPHEMRDDEKCAEAAVRELYVKLRDAKGNLNRAKRLYCGSGPAARVYEVKRRLFRQELLRELDDIKVRHEMVREMQEAGGMDLAPRG
- a CDS encoding LEA type 2 family protein, coding for MKKLFCLLLVLFLFTGGCTAFFKDPTVTVKDLNVVSLDGAGAGMELYLTVENKNSFDVKLQGYNYDLRVMALPVAKGGAREEISFPAKEVTDVRIPVRVAFSDMWEILKRKPDPDGVPYDLKAGLELDTPMGLMTVPVLKKGSYVVPQKYRPAFLFGKLTDFLQIGN
- a CDS encoding ABC-F family ATP-binding cassette domain-containing protein, with the translated sequence MNVVDVSGLSKSFGSRELLNNVTFAIGEDERVGLIGANGAGKSTLLTILGGVEDRDSGAIVMKRGASVGYLSQEPVLDEDSTVAAEIEGGLTEIRRAIAAFHELSEKMGKSPADMERLLERQGELSVWIEHHGGWNTDHRVREMMTHLNLPDPAQRIGTLSGGTKRRVALARLLLQAPELLLLDEPTNHLDADTTQWLQDHLKGYPGAVVLITHDRYFLDEVVTRMLELEDGAVTSYPGGYTLYLEQREERLQNEAKTRSRLLNLLRIETAWMRRGPKARSTKQKARIGRYEDLQEATAGGARRELKIGFSTEEGLGGTILELDGVVKGFGERNLISGVTFGMKRGDRVGVIGPNGCGKTTLIRMIMGEETPDNGQVTVGKKTRISYFDQLREVIDPAQTVYDFFGDGDYVSCRGEKRHKIGYLEEFLFSPEDRRRPIGSLSGGEKSRLILARLMLQDSNLLILDEPTNDLDIPTLQLLDASLASFPGCVLMVTHDRFFLDKVATGVLAFEGEGVVTFHEGNYSNYRERREALRIAASESRNEKKDVPAKKVEKPKKGLTFAERNELERVEERIGVLEQELGEVEAMLADPASYATVEGGIGAISARYSAVEAELAASYARWEELELKKAG
- a CDS encoding DnaA/Hda family protein — protein: MQLIFDFPVTPRYSFENFVVCDGNKAAYRFAEKLAFGDGTENLLYLYGPQGSGKTHLLTALCGAIDGEYLSFAEKPVWSARGEEGPTLTDTFSEAKALVLDDLHLLPDSQDLRVEIWELFNAFYTSGRKIAISGLTPPKELPHLDGHLTSRLLWGLVAAMDVSSDSSRRMILQKLAKDRQMVLPEEVSEEILLRVRRDVPSLIYALESINRHAIATKRKVGLRLAKEALGLPA
- the ruvB gene encoding Holliday junction branch migration DNA helicase RuvB, whose amino-acid sequence is MTRTISPHKTEEDLFESSLRPRALNDYVGQEKAKSNLALFIDAARGRSEALDHVLLYGPPGLGKTTLANIIACEMGVNIKSTSGPVIERPGDLAAILTNLEQHDVLFIDEIHRLSHVVEEILYPAMEDFQLDIIIGQGPSARTIKLDLPKFTLVGATTRAGLLSSPLRDRFGVISRLEFYTDEELAFIVTRSARILGMGIEPEGAMELARRSRGTPRIANRLLRRVRDFAQVRADGVITREVADQALSLLEIDDMGFDQMDRMILLTIIDKFGGGPVGLDTVAAAISEESDTIEDVYEPFLIQNGFLNRTPRGRVATAAAYHHFGRIAPESPQGRLF
- the ruvA gene encoding Holliday junction branch migration protein RuvA, with protein sequence MIALLTGKIAHKSPDFIILDVNGVGYRVQIPFSTYYALPAEGGAVSLQIHTSVKEDAINLYGFRTQEEKELFQLLIGVSGVGPKLANGILSNSEPAELAESLVRGDLARLSAIPGIGKKTAERLVLELKEKIKKLGFAAPHQEAAPVAASQEVRDDVVSALINLGYKEAVVQKALAELKIGSDATVEGTLKAALKILMK
- the ruvC gene encoding crossover junction endodeoxyribonuclease RuvC; protein product: MIILGIDPGSRITGYGLISKQGNRLIHLDNGAIFTQSAKEFPERLAKIYSGLSVIIDEFKPDAVAVENVFLAKNAQSALKLGQARGAAIVAAVSAGLPVFEYTALQVKQAVVGTGRAEKVQVQQMIKALLNLPEIAQEDASDSLAVAICHAHSSAMNAIRMRA
- a CDS encoding YebC/PmpR family DNA-binding transcriptional regulator, coding for MSGHNKWSTIKHKKGAADAKRGKIFTKIIKEITVAAKIGGGDPDGNPRLRTAIDKAKAENMPKDNVERAIKKGVGGLEGTNYEETTYEGYGPGGTAVLVEVMTDNRNRTVSEVRSIFTKCNGNMGEAGCVAWLFDKKGLMIFPEGTDFDKLFEAAIEAGADDVTDEGDQIEVLTDPSSFNAVKEALEKAGFKPESAEVTMIPQTQVKLEGKQAENMLKLMERMEDCDDVQNVYANFDIAEEEMEKLM